The nucleotide window CATAAATAGTAACATTGGCATGTATTAAGCAATTTTCACCAATAACGACATTGTTACCAATGAAAGTATTGGGCTGAATTGTTGTTCCATTTCCAATTTTTGCGGAAGCGGAAATAGCTACATTTGACTGTACAAAAGGTTTGAAATGTTTTGTCAATACATTAAAATCTCTAAAAGGGTCATCTGAAATCAACAACGCTTTTCCTTCCGGACAATCTACTTTTTTATTGATTAAAACAATTGTTGCTGCAGATTGCAGAGCCTTATCGTAATATTTTGGATGATCAACAAAGACAATATCTCCAGATTCGACAACGTGAATTTCATTCATGCCGGAAACCGGAAATAAAGCATCACCAACAAATTCGCACTGAAGCAAATCTGCTATTTCTTGTAGAGAATAGTCTTTTGGAAATTTCATATTTTTAATTAGAGAATTAGATAATTATTCAATTTGATAATTGTGTAATTTGATAATTTTATAATTTGACAATGTGACAAATAAATACAATTTAGATTTAATAATATTTTTCTAATTCGCTTATTATCACACTGAATAATTATCCAATTATCAAATTGACTAATTATCTAATTAATAAACTACTCTTTTACACGCTCCATATAGGAACCTGAAGCAGTATCGATTTTGATTTTGTCTCCTTCATTAATAAATAAAGGAACGTTTACTGTAGCTCCAGTTTCAACAGTAGCTGATTTTGTAGCGTTTGTAGCGGTATTTCCTTTTACACCTGGTTCAGCATAAGTAACTTCGAGTATTATAGATGCTGGCATATCTACAGATAAAGGTAAATCTGTTTCTGTATTAATCTGAACCATTACGTTTGTTCCTTCTTTTAATAAATCTGGAGCGTCAAGGATATTTTTGTCTAAAGTAATTTGCTCAAAAGATTCCGCATTCATAAAATGAAATTGGTCTCCCTCTGCGTATAAAAATTGAAAAGTATGTGTTTCAACACGAACATCTTCGATTTTGTGTCCTGCAGAAAATGTATTATCTAATACTTTTCCTGTTGTTAAGCTTTTTAATTTTGTTCTAACGAAAGCTGGTCCTTTTCCAGGTTTTACGTGAAGAAATTCGATAATTTTATAAATATCGTGGTTGTATTTAATACATAATCCGTTTCTAATATCTGATGTAGATGCCATTGTATTTGTTTTTATTTCCCCACCCCGACCCTCCCCGAAAGAGAGGGAGACGAAGCGGATAATTGTTATTTATTAATTGTATTTATTTTATATCTATCTTTTTTGACCCCTCCCCTTCGGGGAGGGCTGGGGAGGGGATTAATAGTTTCCGGTATATCCTTTCATTACCCCTCTAGACGAGTTTCTGATAAAATCAATAATTTCATCTCGTTCAGGAGTAGCCTCCATTTCGGCTTCAATTATTCCAATTGCTTGTGTTGTATTGTAATTTTTTTGGTACAGAATTCTGTAGATATTTTGAATTTCTCTTATTTTTTCAAGAGTAAAACCTCTTCTTCTTAATCCAACAGAATTGATGCCTACGTAAGATAAAGGTTCTTTAGCGGCTTTTGTATAAGGTGGCACATCTTTTCTTAGTAATGACCCACCCGAAATCATTGCGTGATCACCAATACTGATGAATTGATGTACAGCAGATAATCCTCCAATTACGGCATAATTTCCAACAGTTACGTGTCCTCCCAAAAGTACACCATTAACGATAATGGCATTGTCACCAACATGACAATCGTGTGCAATGTGAGCGGCAGCCATAATTAGACAATTATTGCCAATTACTGTCTGTCCTGAAGCGATAGTTCCTCTGTTTATGGTTACACATTCTCTAATTGTGCAATTATCTCCAATGATTGCCAAAGAATCTTCTCCGCCAAACTTTAAATCCTGAGGTACAGCTGCGATTACAGCTCCTGGAAAAATATTGCAATTTTTACCAATTCTTGCTCCCTCCATTATTGTTACATTAGAACCTATCCAAGTTCCATCGCCAATAACCACATTGTTATGAATAGTTGTAAAAGGTTCTATTACAACGTTTTTGGCAATTTTTGCACCTGGGTGAACGTATGCTAACGGTTGATTCATTTTTTTTTGTTTAATTGTTTAACAATTCAATTGATTCATCGCTTAAACGATTAATCAACAAAAAAATTATTGTTTTCTTGCTATTTGAGCCATTAATTCTGCTTGCGCAACCAATCTTCCGTTGGCATAAGCATTGGCTTGCATATGACATATACCTCTTCGGATAGGTGTAATCAAATCACATTTGAAGATTAACGTATCTCCAGGAAGCACTTTCTGCTTGAATTTTACATTATCAATTTTCATGAAAAATGTCAAATAATTTTCTGGATCTGGAACGGTGCTCAATACCAATATACCTCCTGTTTGTGCCATTGCTTCAACAATTAAAACTCCTGGCATTACTGGTGCATTTGGGAAATGTCCAACAAAGAAGTTTTCATTCATTGTCACATTTTTCATACCAACAACATGACTGTCAGACATTTCTA belongs to Flavobacterium gilvum and includes:
- the efp gene encoding elongation factor P — encoded protein: MASTSDIRNGLCIKYNHDIYKIIEFLHVKPGKGPAFVRTKLKSLTTGKVLDNTFSAGHKIEDVRVETHTFQFLYAEGDQFHFMNAESFEQITLDKNILDAPDLLKEGTNVMVQINTETDLPLSVDMPASIILEVTYAEPGVKGNTATNATKSATVETGATVNVPLFINEGDKIKIDTASGSYMERVKE
- the lpxA gene encoding acyl-ACP--UDP-N-acetylglucosamine O-acyltransferase, whose protein sequence is MNQPLAYVHPGAKIAKNVVIEPFTTIHNNVVIGDGTWIGSNVTIMEGARIGKNCNIFPGAVIAAVPQDLKFGGEDSLAIIGDNCTIRECVTINRGTIASGQTVIGNNCLIMAAAHIAHDCHVGDNAIIVNGVLLGGHVTVGNYAVIGGLSAVHQFISIGDHAMISGGSLLRKDVPPYTKAAKEPLSYVGINSVGLRRRGFTLEKIREIQNIYRILYQKNYNTTQAIGIIEAEMEATPERDEIIDFIRNSSRGVMKGYTGNY